A genomic region of Arachis stenosperma cultivar V10309 chromosome 9, arast.V10309.gnm1.PFL2, whole genome shotgun sequence contains the following coding sequences:
- the LOC130947288 gene encoding uncharacterized protein LOC130947288 — MDIQKKRVQLLVFVVGIIALSITAEKCRQLVGEEGSSQSGKFTILNCFDMGSGTLACAVKEGVKLYFYNLRSAHVERARQLAIESSLADAVSQGMSPADSAKHAQKEGKKAAKLASRKAKRIIGPVISSGWDFFEAVYYGGTVTEGFLRGTGTLFGAYGGGFLGEERLGRFGYLVGSHLGSWIGGRIGLMVYDVINGVQFLLNFVQTGELEVSEKSGKADSFFKETPAYDDSSESSSVYESSPSEQSNTYESEYQSYEKYEDSEL; from the exons ATGGATATCCAGAAGAAGAGGGTGCAGTTACTCGTCTTCGTCGTTGGCATCATCGCTCTAAGCATAACAG CTGAAAAATGCAGGCAGCTTGTTGGTGAGGAGGGGTCATCCCAAAGTGGGAAGTTCACAATCTTAAATTGCTTTGACATGGGCTCCGGAACTTTAGCATGTGCTGTTAAGGAAGGCGTGAAGCTCTATTTTTACAATCTTAGATCTGCTCATGTTGAAAGAGCAAGGCAACTTGCAATCGAGTCTTCCCTTGCTGATGCGGTGTCTCAGGGGATGTCACCGGCAGACTCTGCAAAACATGCACAAAAAGAGGGTAAGAAGGCAGCAAAACTGGCCTCTCGTAAAGCCAAACGCATTATAGGCCCTGTCATCTCTTCTGGATGGGACTTCTTTGAAGCCGTGTACTATGGTGGTACAGTCACGGAGGGTTTCCTTAGGGGCACTGGTACATTGTTTGGTGCATATGGGGGAGGGTTCCTTGGCGAGGAAAGGCTTGGTAGATTCGGCTATCTTGTTGGAAGTCACTTGGGGAGTTGGATTGGTGGTAGAATAGGACTCATGGTATATGATGTGATCAATGGAGTGCAGTTCTTGTTGAATTTTGTTCAAACGGGAGAACTTGAAGTTTCTGAAAAATCTGGAAAAGCCGATTCATTCTTCAAGGAAACTCCCGCTTATGATGACAGCTCTGAAAGTTCAAGTGTTTATGAATCATCTCCCAGCGAACAATCTAACACATATGAATCTGAGTACCAGAGCtatgaaaaatatgaagattCTGAACTCTGA